A portion of the Channa argus isolate prfri chromosome 19, Channa argus male v1.0, whole genome shotgun sequence genome contains these proteins:
- the LOC137104485 gene encoding suppressor of tumorigenicity 14 protein homolog isoform X2 yields MRTLSKSQTCEVYCVSGHGHSGCSPAQGEGELKEPTHSLSPPKTLEDQAQQRAEGGRVPTSGSWRRWMLGLLSLFPLTAAIALTLHYLTSPPSSVFFLGGSVEFPNLSFSSELTDPTSPRFRLQAQALNHYFSDLYESDPWSSYYLCSGITAFSEGSKGLNVFYWSKFSSPDNVAMAIRKSIPERLQRRLPGSNKVQRESCNEERYYIEEDDDMLHLLAISFDLYAKYGSNRTLSLVNPKKPYYQWRLRVPSGHVVRLVILTLHGATPGSCTSHKLSAYDFLLPLQNKIIARWCGLPVSGSSPVMKLTSSGNVMLVTFSFSRQREGAIFKAYFQAIPKAVCGGSISSWNGSITSPYYPSYYPPNIDCTWTIQVPLPGYLISMTIVTMDIQDSSSSDSCEKDWLDIGGVKLCNPVSDSSKKRVYSSPLTLHFHSDESLTHKGFYLLYRAFSPEGTCPRQFRCGDGRCIPLRKVCDGVKDCSDGRDEAKCTSCRPGEVLCGNGQCKPQSSQCVSQSTCADSGEEGKCGGKCYHVCPNKVCLPKSSVCDGVIDCKDRSDELNCTRAYLKGCSLSTYKCANGKCVSKVNPECDGMKDCFDGSDELRCGCGTRPKKRTKIVGGSDAGAGSWPWQVSLQMDRYGHVCGATLISSRWLISAAHCFQDSDAIKYSDSRAWRAYMGMRVMTTGNNGGAMRPIRRIVLHPQYDQFTSDYDIALLELSAPVFFNELVQPVCIPASSHTFTTGTSCYVTGWGVLIEDGELASRLQEASVKIINRNTCNKLYDDAVTPRMLCAGNLQGGVDACQGDSGGPLMCLERGKRWFLAGIVSWGEGCARQNRPGVYTQVVKFTDWIHQQTKGQV; encoded by the exons ATGAGGACTCTCTCCAAAAGCCAAACTTGCGAAGTATACTGCGTCTCGGGGCATGGACACTCAGGCTGCTCCCCTGCACAG GGAGAGGGGGAGTTAAAGGAGCCCACCCATTCATTGAGCCCCCCCAAGACGCTTGAGGATCAGGCCCAGCAGAGAGCGGAGGGGGGACGAGTTCCTACCAGTGGCTCCTGGAGGAGGTGGATGTTGGGGCTCTTATCTTTGTTTCCCTTAACTGCAGCCATTGCACTGACTCTTCACTACTTAACAT ctCCACCTTCCTCAGTGTTCTTCCTCGGAGGCAGCGTGGAGTTCCCAAACTTGAGCTTCTCCTCAGAGCTGACTGATCCCACCTCCCCACGGTTCCGCTTGCAGGCTCAGGCGTTGAACCATTAT TTCTCAGATCTCTATGAGTCCGATCCATGGAGCTCCTACTACCTGTGCTCAGGAATTACTGCCTTCAG TGAAGGATCCAAAGGGCTCAATGTCTTCTACTGGAGTAAATTCTCCTCTCCGGACAACGTTGCCATGGCTATCAGGAAGTCCATCCCAGAGAGGCTGCAGCGCAGGCTACCCGGCAGCAACAAGGTGCAGCGGGAGAGCTGCAACGAGGAGCGCTACTACATTGAGGAAGATGACGATATGCTCCACCTACTGG CAATATCTTTTGACCTGTATGCCAAGTATGGCAGCAATCGTACCCTGAGTCTTGTTAATCCCAAGAAGCCTTATTACCAGTGGCGTCTCCGCGTGCCGTCGGGTCACGTGGTTCGACTGGTCATCCTCACCCTACATGGTGCCACACCAGGAAGCTGCACTTCCCACAAACTCTCAGCTTACGACTTCCTGCTTCCATTACAGAACAAGATAATTGCCAG GTGGTGTGGTCTTCCTGTCTCAGGCTCTTCTCCAGTCATGAAGCTGACATCCTCTGGGAATGTGATGTTGGTCACTTTCTCCTTCagcagacagagggagggggCGATCTTCAAAGCATATTTCCAGGCCATCCCAAAAGCAG TTTGTGGAGGGTCAATTTCTTCCTGGAATGGCTCTATCACCTCACCCTACTACCCTTCCTATTACCCTCCTAACATAGACTGCACCTGGACAATACAG GTGCCGTTGCCAGGATACTTGATCTCCATGACGATTGTGACAATGGACATTCAGGATTCCTCGTCATCAGACAGCTGTGAGAAAGACTGGCTGGACATTGGAGGGGTCAA ACTGTGTAACCCAGTGTCAGACAGCAGCAAAAAGCGAGTctactcctctcctctcactcttCACTTCCACTCTGATGAGTCTCTCACTCACAAGGGCTTCTACTTGCTCTACCGAGCCTTCTCCCCTGAGGGAA CTTGTCCTCGCCAATTTCGCTGTGGAGATGGACGCTGCATCCCTCTACGGAAAGTTTGTGATGGAGTTAAGGATTGCTCTGATGGACGGGATGAGGCAAAATGCA CATCCTGCAGGCCAGGGGAAGTGTTGTGTGGCAACGGTCAGTGCAAACCTCAAAGCAGCCAGTGTGTGAGTCAGAGCACCTGTGCTGACAGCGGTGAAGAGGGCAAATGTG GAGGTAAATGCTACCACGTGTGTCCTAACAAGGTGTGTTTGCCAAAGTCTTCTGTGTGTGATGGCGTCATTGACTGTAAAGATCGCAGTGATGAACTCAACTGTACCAGAGCAT ACCTTAAAGGCTGCTCCTTGTCCACCTACAAATGTGCCAATGGAAAGTGTGTTAGTAAGGTAAACCCTGAGTGTGATGGAATGAAAGACTGCTTTGATGGCTCCGATGAACTGCGCTGTG GTTGTGGCACCAGGCCCAAGAAGCGTACTAAAATAGTGGGTGGCTCTGATGCTGGAGCGGGGTCATGGCCATGGCAGGTCAGCCTCCAGATGGATCGCTACGGCCACGTTTGTGGAGCCACATTGATCTCGAGTCGCTGGCTCATCTCTGCAGCTCACTGCTTCCAGGACTCTGATGCCATTAA ATACTCAGATTCTCGGGCATGGCGGGCCTACATGGGAATGCGCGTGATGACCACGGGGAACAATGGAGGAGCCATGAGACCAATTCGGCGGATTGTCCTCCACCCACAATATGACCAGTTCACCTCTGACTACGACATCGCCCTTCTCGAGCTCAGCGCTCCCGTCTTCTTCAATGAATTGGTGCAACCAGTGTGCATCCCTGCGTCGTCTCACACCTTCACCACAGGGACCAGCTGCTATGTCACAGGCTGGGGCGTCCTGATTGAGGATG GTGAGCTGGCCTCTCGTTTACAAGAGGCCTCAGTAAAGATCATCAACAGAAATACCTGTAACAAGCTGTATGATGATGCCGTCACTCCCAGGATGCTGTGTGCTGGGAATCTGCAGGGAGGCGTTGACGCCTGCCAG GGTGACTCAGGAGGTCCGTTGATGTGTCTGGAACGTGGGAAACGGTGGTTCCTGGCAGGGATCGTAAGCTGGGGCGAAGGCTGTGCAAGGCAGAATCGTCCTGGCGTCTACACACAGGTGGTTAAGTTCACTGACTGGATCCATCAGCAGACTAAAGGACAGGTGTGA
- the tmprss7 gene encoding transmembrane protease serine 7: MCPTPWLQIADVSVEVATVDHTLQKLRRKYRKTRRKPKGLKRLWAYLLNIPYLAVIIAAVVFVLVVVIWSLLWVFIFHRESNSGVYFAGMFRVANVEFIPEYRQEDSTEFVTMANKIQDVVSNVYMMSSVAKLYKQAVISDLSTNNKGGVLVHLWMVFVVPHLKSPAMCEECIGAILRDSVYTRNRSSVGYLLDLPVDIDSILINTVQRSDYTSNVAGSQCVDKMYANLQGAKVPLNIFSAWGGVSCHVKLTAAPGSLIRLTVTSFHIEPSDCVNDALIVYDALLPMRGRILHRLCEPVFSTFSLVSTSNVMLLSFTMTNDKSFRGHFEAIAEEVCMSQIKIPLEPDITHQIFSPFYPSLLPPQCSCTWTFVAPTKALGVALQFQSYVLKPKDMKGCENGWWKVNEITFCGSYVGHSTVFRIADHSPEVEFRCSSRTSAQPFQASYSSYNISQPCPGSHFLCSTGLCVEKSRRCDGLDDCQDESDEVFCSRPTMNCGGNSPLHPLFVCNGETDCTDGKDEINCTQEITCSAIRYQCSSGSCILKKNAKCDGVHDCEDHSDEVDCACGRPSPVKKVGSSTGQERIIGGVNSVEGEWPWQVSLHFSGNLYCGASILSSDWLISAAHCFSKERLSDPRYWNAHLGMLTQGRAKYVAEIQRIVVHEYYNVYTFDYDIALLRLKKPWPSSLIPLVQPVCLPPFSHTVTNSHHCWVTGWGYRSEEDKVLPSVLQKAEVSILSQTECKKSYGPVSPRMLCAGVPSGERDACRGDSGGPLSCQAPGGGRWFLIGIVSWGSGCGRPNLPGVYTRVNKFTSWIYSHIS, encoded by the exons ATGTGTCCAACTCCCTGGCTGCAGATTGCAGATGTGTCTGTGGAGGTGGCCACAGTGGACCACACTCTGCAAAAGCTCCGCAGGAAGTACAGAAAGACTAGACGGAAGCCCAAGGGTCTCAAGAGGCTGTGGGCGTATCTGTTGAACATCCCATACCTTGCTGTCATCATCGCAGCGGTGGTGTTTGTGCTGGTTGTGGTCATATGGTCACTGCTGTGGGTCTTCATAT TCCACAGAGAAAGCAACAGTGGAGTGTATTTTGCCGGGATGTTCCGTGTTGCAAATGTGGAGTTTATCCCTGAGTACCGCCAGGAAGACTCCACTGAGTTTGTGACCATGGCAAACAAAATACAAGATGTT GTGAGCAATGTGTACATGATGTCCTCAGTAGCCAAACTCTACAAGCAAGCTGTCATTTCAGACCTCAG TACCAACAATAAGGGTGGGGTGTTGGTGCATTTATGGATGGTGTTTGTGGTCCCTCATCTAAAGAGTCCAGCAATGTGTGAGGAGTGTATAGGAGCCATTTTAAGAGACTCTGTGTACACAAGGAACAGGTCCTCAGTAGGCTACTTGCTGGATCTCCCTGTTGACATCGACTCAATCCTCATCAAca CTGTTCAGCGCTCAGATTATACATCAAATGTAGCAg GCTCACAGTGTGTAGATAAGATGTATGCCAACCTTCAAGGGGCAAAGGTCCCTTTAAACATCTTCTCAGCATGGGGTGGTGTGAGCTGCCACGTAAAGCTCACTGCTGCTCCTGGATCCTTGATCCGTCTGACTGTAACCTCATTCCACATCGAGCCCAGCGACTGTGTGAATGATGCTCTGATTGTGTATGATGCTCTGCTGCCCATGAGAGGGCGCATTCTgcacag GCTGTGTGAGCCAGTGTTCAGCACCTTTTCCCTTGTCTCTACCTCCAATGTCATGTTGCTGTCGTTTACAATGACGAATGACAAGAGCTTCAGAGGACACTTTGAGGCAATAGCTGAAGAAG TGTGTATGTCTCAAATAAAGATTCCCTTAGAGCCTGACATCACCCATCAGATATTTAGTCCTTTCTACCCCAGCCTGCTGCCGCCTCAGTGTTCCTGCACCTGGACGTTTGTG GCCCCTACCAAAGCTTTAGGAGTTGCTCTGCAGTTTCAGAGCTatgtactaaaaccaaaagacatGAAGGGGTGTGAAAACGGCTGGTGGAAGGTCAATGAAATCAC ATTCTGTGGCAGCTACGTGGGACACAGCACAGTGTTTCGGATCGCCGACCACAGCCCAGAGGTGGAGTTTCGCTGCAGCTCACGCACCTCAGCTCAGCCATTTCAAGCTTCTTACAGCAGCTATAATATCAGTCAAC CCTGTCCAGGGAGCCACTTCCTGTGCTCCACTGGACTATGTGTGGAGAAAAGTCGACGCTGTGACGGCTTGGATGACTGCCAAGATGAGAGTGACGAAGTGTTTTGCT CGAGGCCCACAATGAACTGTGGTGGTAACAGCCCTCTGCAtcctttgtttgtgtgcaacGGAGAGACAGATTGCACTGATGGAAAAGACGAGATCAACTGCACTCAGG AAATAACCTGCTCTGCAATCAGGTATCAGTGCAGCAGTGGCTCCTGCATCCTGAAAAAGAACGCAAAGTGTGACGGTGTTCATGACTGTGAGGACCACAGTGATGAGGTGGACTGTG CCTGTGGTCGTCCCTCCCCGGTGAAGAAGGTGGGTTCATCCACAGGCCAGGAACGTATCATAGGTGGAGTTAACTCTGTGGAGGGGGAGTGGCCGTGGCAGGTCAGCCTCCACTTCTCTGGCAACCTGTACTGTGGTGCTTCTATCCTTTCCTCTGATTGGCTCATCTCAGCTGCACACTGCTTCAGCAAGGAAAG GCTGTCTGACCCCCGCTACTGGAACGCTCACCTCGGCATGTTGACGCAGGGCAGAGCCAAATATGTGGCAGAGATCCAGCGGATAGTGGTGCACGAGTACTATAACGTGTACACATTTGACTATGACATTGCCCTGTTGCGGCTCAAGAAGCCCTGGCCTTCCTCCCTCATTCCACTGGTCCAGCCTGTGTGCCTCCCACCCTTCTCCCACACTGTCACCAACAGCCACCACTGCTGGGTCACTGGATGGGGATACCGCTCTGAGGAGG ACAAGGTATTGCCCTCAGTGCTGCAGAAAGCAGAGGTTTCCATACTGAGCCAGACTGAGTGTAAGAAGAGCTATGGCCCTGTCTCACCTCGCATGCTCTGTGCCGGGGTCCCTTCTGGAGAACGAGATGCTTGTAGA GGGGATTCAGGGGGTCCATTGTCCTGTCAGGCACCAGGAGGAGGTCGCTGGTTCCTAATTGGCATTGTCAGCTGGGGTTCAGGCTGCGGCAGACCAAACCTGCCTGGGGTCTACACCAGGGTCAACAAGTTCACCTCCTGGATCTACAGCCATATCAGCTGA
- the LOC137104485 gene encoding suppressor of tumorigenicity 14 protein homolog isoform X1, giving the protein MRTLSKSQTCEVYCVSGHGHSGCSPAQGEGELKEPTHSLSPPKTLEDQAQQRAEGGRVPTSGSWRRWMLGLLSLFPLTAAIALTLHYLTSPPSSVFFLGGSVEFPNLSFSSELTDPTSPRFRLQAQALNHYFSDLYESDPWSSYYLCSGITAFSEGSKGLNVFYWSKFSSPDNVAMAIRKSIPERLQRRLPGSNKVQRESCNEERYYIEEDDDMLHLLGLDPNDFESEEKNDKIKNPNSIQSGKWQLGFQAISFDLYAKYGSNRTLSLVNPKKPYYQWRLRVPSGHVVRLVILTLHGATPGSCTSHKLSAYDFLLPLQNKIIARWCGLPVSGSSPVMKLTSSGNVMLVTFSFSRQREGAIFKAYFQAIPKAVCGGSISSWNGSITSPYYPSYYPPNIDCTWTIQVPLPGYLISMTIVTMDIQDSSSSDSCEKDWLDIGGVKLCNPVSDSSKKRVYSSPLTLHFHSDESLTHKGFYLLYRAFSPEGTCPRQFRCGDGRCIPLRKVCDGVKDCSDGRDEAKCTSCRPGEVLCGNGQCKPQSSQCVSQSTCADSGEEGKCGGKCYHVCPNKVCLPKSSVCDGVIDCKDRSDELNCTRAYLKGCSLSTYKCANGKCVSKVNPECDGMKDCFDGSDELRCGCGTRPKKRTKIVGGSDAGAGSWPWQVSLQMDRYGHVCGATLISSRWLISAAHCFQDSDAIKYSDSRAWRAYMGMRVMTTGNNGGAMRPIRRIVLHPQYDQFTSDYDIALLELSAPVFFNELVQPVCIPASSHTFTTGTSCYVTGWGVLIEDGELASRLQEASVKIINRNTCNKLYDDAVTPRMLCAGNLQGGVDACQGDSGGPLMCLERGKRWFLAGIVSWGEGCARQNRPGVYTQVVKFTDWIHQQTKGQV; this is encoded by the exons ATGAGGACTCTCTCCAAAAGCCAAACTTGCGAAGTATACTGCGTCTCGGGGCATGGACACTCAGGCTGCTCCCCTGCACAG GGAGAGGGGGAGTTAAAGGAGCCCACCCATTCATTGAGCCCCCCCAAGACGCTTGAGGATCAGGCCCAGCAGAGAGCGGAGGGGGGACGAGTTCCTACCAGTGGCTCCTGGAGGAGGTGGATGTTGGGGCTCTTATCTTTGTTTCCCTTAACTGCAGCCATTGCACTGACTCTTCACTACTTAACAT ctCCACCTTCCTCAGTGTTCTTCCTCGGAGGCAGCGTGGAGTTCCCAAACTTGAGCTTCTCCTCAGAGCTGACTGATCCCACCTCCCCACGGTTCCGCTTGCAGGCTCAGGCGTTGAACCATTAT TTCTCAGATCTCTATGAGTCCGATCCATGGAGCTCCTACTACCTGTGCTCAGGAATTACTGCCTTCAG TGAAGGATCCAAAGGGCTCAATGTCTTCTACTGGAGTAAATTCTCCTCTCCGGACAACGTTGCCATGGCTATCAGGAAGTCCATCCCAGAGAGGCTGCAGCGCAGGCTACCCGGCAGCAACAAGGTGCAGCGGGAGAGCTGCAACGAGGAGCGCTACTACATTGAGGAAGATGACGATATGCTCCACCTACTGG GTTTAGACCCTAATGACTTTgaatctgaagaaaaaaatgacaaaataaaaaatccaaataGTATCCAGAGTGGGAAATGGCAGCTTGGCTTCCAAG CAATATCTTTTGACCTGTATGCCAAGTATGGCAGCAATCGTACCCTGAGTCTTGTTAATCCCAAGAAGCCTTATTACCAGTGGCGTCTCCGCGTGCCGTCGGGTCACGTGGTTCGACTGGTCATCCTCACCCTACATGGTGCCACACCAGGAAGCTGCACTTCCCACAAACTCTCAGCTTACGACTTCCTGCTTCCATTACAGAACAAGATAATTGCCAG GTGGTGTGGTCTTCCTGTCTCAGGCTCTTCTCCAGTCATGAAGCTGACATCCTCTGGGAATGTGATGTTGGTCACTTTCTCCTTCagcagacagagggagggggCGATCTTCAAAGCATATTTCCAGGCCATCCCAAAAGCAG TTTGTGGAGGGTCAATTTCTTCCTGGAATGGCTCTATCACCTCACCCTACTACCCTTCCTATTACCCTCCTAACATAGACTGCACCTGGACAATACAG GTGCCGTTGCCAGGATACTTGATCTCCATGACGATTGTGACAATGGACATTCAGGATTCCTCGTCATCAGACAGCTGTGAGAAAGACTGGCTGGACATTGGAGGGGTCAA ACTGTGTAACCCAGTGTCAGACAGCAGCAAAAAGCGAGTctactcctctcctctcactcttCACTTCCACTCTGATGAGTCTCTCACTCACAAGGGCTTCTACTTGCTCTACCGAGCCTTCTCCCCTGAGGGAA CTTGTCCTCGCCAATTTCGCTGTGGAGATGGACGCTGCATCCCTCTACGGAAAGTTTGTGATGGAGTTAAGGATTGCTCTGATGGACGGGATGAGGCAAAATGCA CATCCTGCAGGCCAGGGGAAGTGTTGTGTGGCAACGGTCAGTGCAAACCTCAAAGCAGCCAGTGTGTGAGTCAGAGCACCTGTGCTGACAGCGGTGAAGAGGGCAAATGTG GAGGTAAATGCTACCACGTGTGTCCTAACAAGGTGTGTTTGCCAAAGTCTTCTGTGTGTGATGGCGTCATTGACTGTAAAGATCGCAGTGATGAACTCAACTGTACCAGAGCAT ACCTTAAAGGCTGCTCCTTGTCCACCTACAAATGTGCCAATGGAAAGTGTGTTAGTAAGGTAAACCCTGAGTGTGATGGAATGAAAGACTGCTTTGATGGCTCCGATGAACTGCGCTGTG GTTGTGGCACCAGGCCCAAGAAGCGTACTAAAATAGTGGGTGGCTCTGATGCTGGAGCGGGGTCATGGCCATGGCAGGTCAGCCTCCAGATGGATCGCTACGGCCACGTTTGTGGAGCCACATTGATCTCGAGTCGCTGGCTCATCTCTGCAGCTCACTGCTTCCAGGACTCTGATGCCATTAA ATACTCAGATTCTCGGGCATGGCGGGCCTACATGGGAATGCGCGTGATGACCACGGGGAACAATGGAGGAGCCATGAGACCAATTCGGCGGATTGTCCTCCACCCACAATATGACCAGTTCACCTCTGACTACGACATCGCCCTTCTCGAGCTCAGCGCTCCCGTCTTCTTCAATGAATTGGTGCAACCAGTGTGCATCCCTGCGTCGTCTCACACCTTCACCACAGGGACCAGCTGCTATGTCACAGGCTGGGGCGTCCTGATTGAGGATG GTGAGCTGGCCTCTCGTTTACAAGAGGCCTCAGTAAAGATCATCAACAGAAATACCTGTAACAAGCTGTATGATGATGCCGTCACTCCCAGGATGCTGTGTGCTGGGAATCTGCAGGGAGGCGTTGACGCCTGCCAG GGTGACTCAGGAGGTCCGTTGATGTGTCTGGAACGTGGGAAACGGTGGTTCCTGGCAGGGATCGTAAGCTGGGGCGAAGGCTGTGCAAGGCAGAATCGTCCTGGCGTCTACACACAGGTGGTTAAGTTCACTGACTGGATCCATCAGCAGACTAAAGGACAGGTGTGA